A single genomic interval of Lacrimispora sphenoides JCM 1415 harbors:
- a CDS encoding tetratricopeptide repeat protein — MDKYEFNIKVEQIKKLVGKNDYDTAMKIADTIDWKRVRNTNLLSMVATIYEKNKDYQEAKEILLQAFERAPIGKRLLYKLAELAIKEGNIEEAEAYYKEFGDLASDDPRQQLLRFMILKAKGAPAQQLIHSLESYTSVELDEKWLYELAELYSLAGMPDRCVDTCDRIMLMFGLGKYVDKAMDLKIQYAPLTNYQMDLVENRDKYEAKLRAVEQEYSIGRRPNSEPESVPESEPEPEEEYYEEEQEFYQEPVIEFEENPGVDNLEARLQEAAVQETLAREMSKISYEEPVMQDEPKMERTRVLEDIRRVGRPVTAIPRPGSLYASAEDESLLYHSEPVIEEEEPEGPGMEETDIEGYYDGEAEYEVPDDARGQFASAVDDFQESGDQLEEDFGYEENDYNQPGGSLNSTLEEENAPYGDEDHLEFEDLYEEEEDNLEETPVQNHLMIEARTPEKGLQMAVEALKQIHNENNVKNPVAKITGSKLSNRGVLASADRLAGKDLVIEEAGDLTREALDELNQLMDQDTSGMIVVLIDNPKQMETLHQEHPALASKFECIGSGEEAPVFSVRETVRKERPVKVVQKPAFKPLTPAFNKKDLREESYEDYGEQEYSYESDSLQENEYGHAGAYVNGTYDNGTFENGSFENGSYENGSYGNDAYEDGVYEDNDFYEESEEFRPSVRDEEGPGFQGEEMDIDEFAQYACRYANEIDCSITGKSMLALYERIEIMEEDGLPLNRANAESLIEEAADRAEKPSIGKRIKGLFSSKYDKDGLLVLKEEHFIY, encoded by the coding sequence ATGGATAAGTACGAGTTTAATATAAAGGTTGAACAGATTAAAAAATTGGTCGGCAAAAACGACTATGATACGGCTATGAAAATAGCCGACACAATAGACTGGAAGAGAGTCCGCAACACCAATCTGCTTTCCATGGTAGCCACAATTTATGAGAAAAATAAAGATTATCAGGAAGCCAAGGAGATCCTTCTCCAGGCTTTTGAACGTGCTCCCATTGGAAAACGTCTGCTGTATAAGCTTGCAGAGCTGGCGATCAAGGAAGGAAATATCGAAGAGGCGGAAGCCTACTATAAGGAATTTGGTGATCTGGCCTCTGATGATCCCAGGCAGCAGCTTCTGCGCTTTATGATTTTAAAAGCAAAAGGAGCTCCGGCCCAGCAACTCATTCACTCCCTGGAATCCTATACCAGTGTGGAGCTGGATGAGAAATGGCTGTATGAGCTTGCTGAACTTTATAGCCTTGCGGGCATGCCTGACCGCTGTGTGGATACATGCGACCGGATCATGCTGATGTTTGGCCTTGGAAAATATGTGGACAAGGCTATGGATTTAAAAATACAATATGCACCGCTTACCAACTACCAGATGGATCTTGTAGAGAACCGGGATAAATACGAAGCAAAGCTGCGGGCAGTTGAACAGGAATACAGCATCGGAAGAAGACCGAACTCAGAACCAGAGTCAGTGCCAGAATCAGAGCCAGAACCAGAAGAGGAATACTATGAAGAAGAGCAGGAGTTTTACCAGGAACCGGTCATAGAATTTGAAGAGAATCCTGGAGTGGATAATCTGGAGGCGAGGCTTCAGGAAGCTGCAGTTCAGGAGACGCTGGCAAGAGAGATGTCAAAAATCTCCTATGAAGAACCCGTTATGCAGGATGAACCCAAGATGGAACGTACCAGAGTACTGGAGGACATCCGGAGAGTGGGCCGCCCTGTAACTGCCATACCAAGACCCGGGAGTCTCTATGCATCTGCAGAAGATGAGTCTCTTTTGTATCATTCGGAGCCGGTTATTGAGGAAGAGGAGCCAGAAGGCCCCGGAATGGAAGAGACTGACATTGAGGGATATTATGACGGCGAAGCAGAATATGAAGTGCCGGATGATGCCAGAGGACAGTTCGCCAGTGCAGTAGATGATTTTCAGGAATCCGGTGATCAGCTGGAGGAAGATTTTGGATATGAAGAAAATGATTATAATCAGCCCGGTGGATCATTAAATTCAACCTTAGAAGAGGAAAATGCTCCTTACGGCGATGAAGATCATCTGGAGTTCGAGGACTTATATGAGGAAGAGGAAGACAACCTGGAGGAAACCCCGGTTCAAAACCACCTCATGATCGAAGCAAGGACTCCTGAAAAAGGACTTCAAATGGCTGTTGAAGCCTTAAAACAAATTCACAATGAAAATAACGTTAAGAATCCGGTGGCCAAAATCACTGGTTCCAAGTTATCCAACCGGGGAGTACTGGCATCTGCAGACAGGCTGGCCGGAAAAGATCTGGTCATTGAAGAAGCCGGTGATCTTACCAGAGAAGCGTTGGATGAATTAAATCAATTGATGGACCAGGATACAAGCGGAATGATCGTGGTTCTTATTGATAACCCAAAGCAAATGGAAACCCTTCACCAGGAGCATCCAGCACTGGCAAGTAAATTTGAGTGCATTGGAAGCGGGGAAGAAGCCCCGGTTTTCAGTGTGAGAGAAACGGTGCGGAAGGAAAGGCCGGTAAAAGTCGTTCAGAAGCCTGCTTTTAAACCTTTGACTCCTGCTTTTAATAAGAAAGACTTAAGAGAAGAATCCTACGAAGATTATGGAGAGCAGGAATATAGTTATGAATCGGATTCCTTGCAGGAGAATGAATATGGGCATGCCGGAGCCTATGTAAACGGAACCTATGATAATGGAACCTTTGAAAACGGCTCCTTTGAAAACGGCTCCTATGAAAATGGCTCCTATGGAAACGATGCTTATGAAGACGGTGTCTATGAAGACAATGATTTCTATGAAGAGAGTGAAGAATTCCGCCCATCTGTCCGGGATGAGGAAGGCCCTGGTTTTCAGGGAGAAGAAATGGATATTGACGAATTCGCCCAATATGCCTGTCGTTATGCCAATGAGATCGACTGCAGCATTACCGGAAAAAGCATGCTGGCACTCTATGAAAGAATTGAGATCATGGAAGAGGATGGACTTCCTTTAAACAGAGCCAATGCAGAAAGTCTGATTGAAGAGGCGGCTGACCGTGCGGAAAAGCCTTCCATTGGAAAACGGATTAAAGGTCTGTTTTCCTCAAAATATGACAAAGACGGCCTTCTTGTTTTAAAAGAAGAACATTTCATTTATTAA
- a CDS encoding Cof-type HAD-IIB family hydrolase translates to MDIKLIAIDLDGTLLDSKKRLSDVNRQALIQCVQKGIWVVPCTGRTVHGIPEEIKGISGIRYAITTNGAVIEDMEEKTVIDTQMLSREQALELLHLVEPYYVMYDPYIDRRGITEPRFYEHLSEYGLPPELQEMVFQTRDVHPNIIEFVEKSDKPVEKINLFFPEMEERAKLRAELEKREDILVTSSIPNNLEINAIGATKGEAILRLASHLGLSGNQTMAIGDGENDISMIQKAGIGVAMKNGSKELHAAADYITDTNDENGVASAINRLVFGAKG, encoded by the coding sequence GTGGATATTAAACTCATTGCAATTGATTTGGATGGAACCTTGTTAGACAGTAAAAAGCGACTTTCGGATGTCAACCGCCAGGCACTCATCCAATGTGTTCAAAAAGGAATATGGGTTGTTCCGTGTACTGGACGAACAGTGCATGGAATACCTGAAGAAATAAAAGGCATTTCCGGAATCCGTTATGCAATTACCACCAATGGAGCGGTCATTGAGGACATGGAAGAAAAAACGGTTATTGACACCCAGATGTTATCCCGGGAACAAGCGCTGGAGCTTTTGCACCTGGTAGAACCTTACTATGTTATGTACGATCCCTACATAGACAGACGTGGGATAACAGAACCACGCTTTTATGAACATTTATCAGAATACGGCCTGCCGCCTGAATTACAGGAAATGGTCTTTCAGACCAGGGATGTTCATCCTAATATCATAGAGTTTGTAGAGAAGAGCGATAAGCCAGTGGAGAAAATCAACCTGTTTTTCCCCGAAATGGAAGAGCGCGCCAAACTTAGGGCTGAATTGGAGAAAAGAGAGGATATTCTGGTCACCTCCTCCATACCAAACAATCTGGAGATCAATGCGATCGGAGCGACAAAAGGTGAGGCAATCTTAAGGCTCGCTTCCCATTTAGGGCTCAGCGGAAATCAGACAATGGCAATTGGAGATGGGGAAAATGACATTTCCATGATTCAAAAGGCAGGAATCGGAGTGGCTATGAAAAATGGAAGCAAAGAGCTCCATGCGGCTGCTGACTATATAACGGATACGAATGATGAAAACGGAGTGGCATCAGCTATTAACCGTTTGGTATTCGGAGCAAAAGGTTGA
- a CDS encoding CvpA family protein → MTKLYMENWLSVVAGVYLLGMVLYGHHRGFIRLIVSMLAVVLSLTIVRVALPSVTGYLKENTGLQQTISESMKKSVGLEQEENPSGEALEAPSAQRMIIENLKLPQSVKNALIENNNSEVYQMLGVQAFTDYVGNYLADVILNSVGFVLLFAAIYLFSRLVMRWLDIISRLPIISGINKIAGALLGGLEGLVFLWIACLLVNAFSGTEWGLMLTRQIEASKWLSFIYTHNFLNLMVLGVLRGFV, encoded by the coding sequence ATGACGAAGCTATATATGGAAAACTGGTTATCTGTAGTCGCCGGAGTTTATCTTTTGGGAATGGTCCTTTATGGCCATCACAGAGGTTTTATACGGTTGATCGTATCAATGCTGGCGGTGGTCCTGTCGTTGACCATTGTCCGGGTTGCTTTACCCTCGGTAACGGGGTATTTAAAGGAAAATACAGGTCTTCAGCAGACTATTTCAGAGAGCATGAAAAAATCCGTAGGTTTGGAACAGGAAGAAAATCCTTCCGGGGAAGCCTTGGAAGCTCCATCTGCCCAGCGTATGATTATTGAAAATCTTAAGCTGCCCCAAAGCGTCAAGAACGCACTCATTGAAAATAACAACAGTGAAGTGTATCAAATGCTGGGAGTTCAGGCTTTTACAGACTATGTTGGTAACTATCTTGCAGATGTAATTCTTAATTCTGTGGGATTCGTTCTTCTGTTTGCCGCAATCTATCTGTTTTCAAGGCTGGTCATGAGGTGGCTGGATATTATCTCAAGACTTCCTATTATATCAGGAATCAACAAGATTGCAGGCGCTCTGCTTGGAGGTTTGGAAGGACTTGTATTCCTTTGGATCGCCTGTCTGCTGGTTAATGCGTTCTCTGGAACCGAGTGGGGCCTGATGCTGACCCGGCAGATTGAAGCGAGTAAATGGCTGTCCTTTATATACACCCATAATTTTTTGAATCTAATGGTTCTAGGGGTCCTGCGTGGCTTTGTATGA